The DNA window CCTCTCAGCCCAgtctcccccagccctgcaggcTTGAGAATCTGGGACCCTCCATGGGACCTCCTTCCCAAGAAGAaagcaggcaggcagggaggaaagCTTACAACTTTGGGAATCTTGCTTttctccagctgtgtgaccctgggctgcTTGCTACCCACTCTGGGCCCCAATTTCCCTACATGACATGAAGGGGGTAGACCAGGCATCCAGGTGGATCTTGGGTACGGACTCTTTTCCTGGATCCTCTGAGCTACCTGCAACCTCAGCTCCAGCTCAGGGAGAGGGCTGAGGGAAGAGAGGCTGTCCCCAGTCAGGGATATATGCCTGTTTCCAAGCATCTTAGAACACCCTTCTCTCCTGGGTTGCCAGTCGTCCTcctcctggtggcacagtgacaGTCTCCCCCTTTGTCACTTCCCTCCCTGTCAGAGGAGGAACAAGAGAGTAATCCAGGACCgaggcttctctctctctctgcccagcGAGAGAGCAAAAGATTCTGTCCTGCTGTCTCTTCACCTCCCCAAGTGGCGGGGTCCTTGAATCAGCcctaatgggggtgggggagggaagtagGGGGACCTTCAGAGAAGATGCTGGAGGGACCTCTGGGTCATCGTGTCCACTCCCCGCCTCCAGGCCAGTCTACAACAAGCATTTCCTCCCCGCCATGCACCATCAGGACTGGTGCCTGAGggagaaattgtattttttaccattattattctcattatcaacaccatttttatattatatgtgCAAAGTACTTAactagtatctggcacataaaaAGTTCTCAATAGCCACTATTCTAAAGAAATTGCAGGTTTCAAGCACGTACTATGTACTAGGCATTTTACATCCACAATCTCCTTTATCTCAAATCCTAAAGGTAGATGTTACCGATAATAATAACTTAGTAGCAGCAGTACTGTAGTTAGCGTGTAATGATTAAGTACTTATTGTGGGCCAGCCTCTGTGCTAAGAATCTACGTGGATCATCTCTTAACTCTTGCCGCAGGCCTGGGATGGGTCTGATCTCCATGATGTAAATGGGGGAATTGAGGTTCATAGGGTCTTGGGACTTGAGCAGAGTCACCTAgccagcaggtggcagagctggggtttggacTCAGGTTAGTCTCAGCAGAGCTGCTGTGAGCACAAACCTCCAGGGTTTACCCAGGAACCTGGCTGGTCCAATGACCCAGAGCCCACCCACGTCACAGCCCAGGGCACATGGTAGGTATCCACTCCCCCGGGGGTCTTGCGGGAACAACCCCCTCCAGTGTGGCCAGCCCCTGCATTGTCCCCCTGGGGGCAGGAGCCCGGAACCAGTAATTGATTGATGCTTGATTGACACAGGCAGCGGTTCACGCCGCGGTTTGAGCTGcagcccagccaggcctgggagcTGCCAGAGACCGAGATCCAGAGCCCAAGTTTCTGTCCAAGTTTGGACACTTTATCTGCACTTCCTCTGAAACTGAGCCACCCCTGGCTGCAGGAGTAACCCATGAGCAGTAAataaagctgaggctcaggagaggcaggtggggcgGTAGAGAGAGTAGAGTGTGGGAATCACAGGGATGGGCGTCTGAACCCTTGGCCAGTGACCAAACCTCTCCAGCCCCTGTCCCCTAATCAGTCACATGGGGACATAACTCTGACACCCCCAGGATTGCTGAGCGCAGAGATTGTAAAgagaaaatgcctggcacatagtaggagcttcATAAAAGTAACGAAGTCTCGTGATAGTGCTGGTAGCTGCAGTTTCTGGAGCCAGCGCTGTGCTAAGTGCTTGTCACGTGTGAACGTACTCAGTCCTCGCAGTGACCTTACGAAAGAGTCACCATCATACCAGGGGTTCTCGGCCTTGGCTGGAGGCTCGATGACACAGTCTCctggaacccaggcagtctgctcCAGCCCTGACATGTCATCATTGGAGCCCGAGTTCAGAAAGAGGCGGGGGCTTTGTCTTCCTCAGGGACGCTGAGGAGCGGCATCCGTGTGACTTGCCCCGGGAAAGACTGACCCCCTCACCTGGCCACGCTCCAGGGCTGCTCCAGCACCGGTCACTAAGGCAGCAGCCACCCAGCCCCTAACCACTGGCAAACAGGCTCCAAAGATGGAAGGGGGGGCTCCGCTGTGCCCCCCACAGGGCCCCTCCAGCTCTAAGCGGAGCCTGGACCACGGGATCGTTGGCCTCCCTGACCCTCCCGAGTCCCACAACCCTCCACCACATCCTCTCGCATCTGCTTCCGCCTCGGCTGTGGCCACTGCTCCCACCCCGGCCCCTTTCACCCTGTGGTGGGGGAAAAGGTCTCAGGACCCTGTGTTCCCTGCAGGGTTCCCAGAGACCTATCTTCCCTGTGCTGCATCACTTCCAACCACTGACTCACTTGCTCGTGAACTATTTTTACCCCTTGCACAAATGCTCTGCTCAGCGCTCCAGGCAGATGTCTCTGTCCTGCTGGCAACCCCAGGAcatggggggggcgggggggggccgGGGCCCAGCAAATGTGCAGGTTTATGAGCCCTACTGATGTGGGGTAGAAGCCCAGCCCCTTCCTttactgctgtgtgaccttgggcaggccacttaacctctctgagcttccattatAAAAGAaggttattatgaagattaagtaaaataaagtatgGAAATTTCCCAGCACAAAGATAGATTTCAAAAAGTGGTTGCTGTCAGATGTCCATAGTCGTGTGAAGCTTATGTGTAATgagagatgggggaagggaaTTGGGAAGCCCTGTAGAGGCCACAGGAATGAGATGTGTGTTTATGTAGGAACTCAAAGTCTCCAGGAAGTTTCTGGAACTCAGCCCCTGTATGTCATACTGCTGTCACCAGCGCTGCCACCCAGCCATCTTGAGGCCTCGGGGACTGCACAAGGTTCTTTAGGCTCAGAAGGCCCATTTGGCCGGCGCTGAGATGACTCTCCCCAGCCCACCAGGAGACAGTCAGGGCGGTTGCTTGGTTCGCCTGATAAGAGGCCTGGCTGGGCCGTGGGAACAGCACCCACATCTGCCATGCTGTGTGCTCCCGGCACGAGCAGCACCTCCCCAGCCAGGGGACGGGCCTGGAGCCCAGCTCTGACCCAAGCTCTTACCACAAGGAGGGCCAGTCGAGTGAGCCGTTTAGACTCTGCCCCTCACCCTGTCCCTCTCTCTGCCGCTGTTGGTGGTAGGAAAAGAGACCTGAAATGTGCAGGGCAGAGGCACGGTCATCACGTAATCACTGTTCCAGGTCTTTCCAGCCACCCAGCTGGATCCCCGCCGCTCACTGCAGGCACCCTGCACAACTTGTTCCCAGAACACACCCCAGGCCACCTTCCAGAAAACTAGAAGTGGCCCCTCCCTCCTGTGACCTTTGGCCCTACCCTGAGACATGTGGTACCTTCTGCTTCCCTcctgggtggagggagagggggagagatggaACCAAGATGTCCCTCGAGTGCCTGTGGAGGTACCTGGAGATGTTCAGTGAGTTCTAACATCAGGGCCTACTGTCCCAATCCTCACCCCCAAGGTATTGTAAATTCTCCCTCCCTGCTTATTCACATCTCATTCAGTAGAGAGGGGCTGTGGTTTCCGCTTCCTTGTGTAGCAGGTAAATTTGGCCAAAAGTTAGCACTGTTCAACATGTAGGAGGCTGCCAGGTCACATGGTGAGCTCCCCATCATCAGAGGTAACCAAGCAGTAGCTGGGCCTCGAATCGGGATTCCACCTGGGCCGAGGTCCTCTCCAGCTGTGATAAGATGATGTGTTGGTGGGAGGTAACTTTTGAGCCCCCAGGCTTCTTTTACTCTGGCTTATGACCACCCTGGTCAGGTATGAGGTGGCAGGATGTCCTTAGGCCTCTCCCTTTGCGCTCACAGGTATGATGCCGGCCATGATGGCTTCATTGACCTGATGGAGCTAAAGCTCATGATGGAGAAACTTGGAGCCCCCCAGACCCACCTGGGCCTGAAAAACATGATCAAGGAGGTGGATGAGGACTTTGACAGCAAGCTCAGCTTCCGAGAGGTGAGCCCCACTCCCCGTGGGGGGCAACaccggggggtggggagaaactAACCCCTCTTTGTCACTGAGCGACTTTGTCTGTGAACAGCCACTGTTGAGTGGCTGAGAGTTGGCTGAGTGAGGTTTCAGCGGATCCTAGAACAGGTACCTGGGGAGGTTCTGAGATACCTAAGTGAGAAGGAGGCACATCCATTCCTTCATGCAGTGAGCACTTATGGAGTGACTTCTGTATACCTGACCCTGTGTGGGCTGTGAGAGTACAGAGAAAGGCCCTGTGCTCCGGGGGTCCTGGCGTGTAGAGGGGGAGATGCTCAGAGAGTGAAATAACAGGATGCTGTGATTCAGGAGAAGAGGGGACAGATGAAGGAGGGACATGCACTGCGGGTCCGAGAGGAGCCGGGCGCTGAGCCGGGTGACTTCACACTCCGAATCTCACTCAGGCCTCACTCTGAGACAGGAGCCACGAACCAGCCTGTTTgctggaggaggaagcagaggctcaAGGCCAGAGAGCAAGGGCACTGGTCCCCGGGCAGCATAGGGTTAAATGCCAGAGGTGGCCTCTGGAGAGTCAAGGCTCAGGCTGGGCCTTGGAGAACTAGCAGGAAGCACAGAAGAGGCAGGGTGagacaaggggtgggggaggcgcCTGGGGGAGCCAAGTCCAAGGAGGAAGGTGCGAGCAGCACACGATGATGGTTTGGAGTccggacctgggttcaaatccttccTCCATCACTTTCTGGTGCTGAGATTGGGGCAGGTTTTTTCTTGCCTCTGAGCCTTCCTCGCTCTGTAAAACGGGCAGAGTCATGTACCTTTAGGACTCAGTAAATGGAATTTAGAGCGGATTCGTTTGGGGAACAGTGGAAACAAAGGTAAGAGGTAGGTTGAGGCTTTTAATGGGAGCTGAGCGTGGGCAGAGCAGCCTGCAGTAGCCCCAGTCCTGGGGGGGGCAGGAGACAGGTCACCTAGCCTCCCATCATACAGATGGgcaaaccaaggcccagagagggagggacGCGACAGCCTGTGCAGGACACAGAGCACGGAGGACGGAGAGCCCAGACCTCCAGCTCCCAGGCCTGTGAGTACCGCCTTTCCGGGGAGGCCTGCAGCTGGCCCCGGGTGTGGCCAGGCTCtggcccctttccctctctccctgacaACATCAGTGTTCTGTTCTCCCTGCTGCAGTTCCTCCTGATTTTCCGCAAGGCAGCGGCTGGGGAGCTGCAGGAGGACAGCGGGCTGCACGTGCTGGCCCGCCTCTCCGAGATCGATGTGTCCACTGAGGGCGTCAAGGGGGCCAAGAGCTTCTTTGAGGCTAAGGTAAGGAATGGGAGGAGGTGTGGAGCCCCGGGTGGGGTTGCCCTGACCCCCACTTGAGGACAGGTGTGGCCGGGGTACACCGGGACCCTGAGTTAGCTGAGCACGTCCCCTTCCTGTCCCTGCTGAGACCGCAGACAGGAGGTGGGGAGCTGACGCCCCTCCTGGGTCAGTCAGGGCCCATGGCACTCCTGGCTTCTGTCGCCTCCCGTCCAGCCTGTGATCCTTTccagcttctctttctctccctgccccagaggtgggtgagggaggggtgtgtaCTCTTGAAGAGGTGACAGGGGCCACTTTGAGCTGCCCCAGCCCTGTACCCGGAGCCGCTACCCGCAAAGGACTGGGCCTTAAAGAGGGGGCCCGGGAGACAGGAAGCAGGCCCAGAAACACAGCACTGGCTTCCGGGGCCTCTCGGAGACACTAGCCCCGCCAGCCCCAGCCGGGAGGAAGTATGATGGGCCCCAGAGGCCACCGCCGTGCACAGTACCCTCCCCTTTCAGCACACGCTCAGATGGAGGGGACAAGTATGGTTCCTGGATCCTGCCCTCCCCgggccccagggcccctgcctgttcttgcttctccccctccccatgttagCTAAGAACATTCCTTCTAGaggcctcctcccacctccctctgggCTTCTCGGGTTGATGGGACGTTTCCGGGTTCATCAGTGGGACCAGGTGTGCGTCTGGGCTTCCCAGGACAGGGGACAGGATAAGAATAGCAGCTTCAGAAGCTCGCATTTACAGGAcccgtgctctgcagcagctACTGAAtatgtcttctctctttcaaTCCTCCCAACGTATCCATGAGGTCGCAGTTATTGAGCGCCAGGCTCTaagtggaaaaactgaggctcagagaggggactGAAGTGCTTGGCCCAGGACCAGGCTAGTGGGAGGCAGAGCTGTGTGTGCGTAGGGGAGGGGGACAGCGGAACCAGAAGAGACCCCGGAGAGAGCCCCCTCCGGCCCTGAGCCGCCTCTTCCCCCGACCCCACCCCAGGTCCAGGCCATGAACGTGTCCAGCCGCTTCGAGGAGGAGATCAAGGCGgagcaggaggagaggaagaagcaggCAGAGGAGATGAAGCAGCGGAAGGCGGCCTTCAAGGAGCTGCAGTCGACCTTCAAGTAGCGAGGCTGCGCCCCACCGCCTGGCCCCGGCCCCGGCGCCCGGTCCCGCTGGCGAGGGTGGCGAGGGCCGGCAGACCGAAGGCCAAGCCTGGTCCTCGGCTCTGTCTGAAGGGACCGTGCTCAAAAGCTACACGTGTCTGTGAACGAGCCGGCTGAGGGGTCTTCCGGAGCGGCCCGGCCTCTCCCCGCTCCCTTCCGCTGTTCCTGAGGCCCTGACACCAGCCGCCTCCCTGCCTGGCCCAGCCCTCCCTGGCCAGTCCTGCGCCTCTCGCCTCCTGGCCGCCCACTGCCTGCTCCAGCCGCTCTGCTCCCGGCTCTAGGGCGCCCCCTGCCGGTGGGCTGCTGCACACAcactcctctcctccctgtgcCTCTCGCTTTCCACCTCCTCCTACCCCCGCAGAGACCACCTGCCCTTAACCCACAGGCTGCACTTGCCCCTGGGGCCCTCGAGCGCCCCCCCTTGATTGGGGGAGCAACAGATGGCAAGAATCGTGGCCGGCCCCATAGAGCTGATTGGTGGCACCCGGGCTCCCCATCACCAGCACCTGTTCCTCTGGCCCTGCCTCCTCTCTCTGCTGGAATCAAGGGGGGGCTTCTATCTTGGCGAAgggacccaggcccctggcacCCCATGCTGGCAGGGAGACCCCAGCTCTCTGGGGCCCAGCCAGGCAGGGTGAGGGGGCAGCTGTGCCAATCTACCTCACGGGCCCACACTCTGCCGGCCATGCCATGGATTGTGGGCAGGGAAGGCTCTGGGGGCAGAAACACCAGTCCCTGGTTCCCCCCGCCCCTTTCCCTGGCCCAGAACAGCCTGAGGGTCTctggagagaggagggtggggaggagggattggCCCCTTCATAGGGAAGGAAACCAGCACGTCTCCATTCTCCAGGAGGCGTCCAAGAAGTGCTTTAAGTGGTTTGCACGGACCaggtggtggggagcagggggcctGGCTCGGCCCTTTCACGCCATCCTTCCCCAGGTGACATTCACCGCCTTGTCACCAGCAACGGGACCTGTCCTGTCACACCCACCCCCTGAGGGAGCATGGGGAACCCAGCCCTCCCCGTGCCCATCCCCAGATGGGCTGTGGCCAAGCCTGTGCCACCGGCCCGGCCCTACGCGGCTCCCGATGTGCTCgctcacgtgtgtgtgtgtctgtgtgtacgtGCGTCTGTGTCCATTGCTGTGTCGTGAAGCTGTGCCCGTCCCCCAGTCCAAACAAGTGAATGGCCACTGAGGCCACAGTTATGCAACTTTCAGTGTGTGTTGTGACAGCGTCACTGCTTTTTAAACTCGGTAActctttattttagtaaaatgcCCCAAGAGTCCACAAAACTCCTGTTGGACTTGCAGAGTTGGACTTgcagaggttttatttttttggccttaGAATCTGCAGGAATTAGGAGGTACTGACCCCAGTGCAGCAGCCTTGGCCCTGGATTGCGTTTGCCTTAGCGGATATGTTTATACAGATGAATataaaaagttctttttcttttggcttattgcttttttttttctctcttcccttctcaccaaaaaagaaaaagaaaaaaaaaaaaaaggctacttcTTCATTCGGTGGTacgattatttt is part of the Balaenoptera musculus isolate JJ_BM4_2016_0621 chromosome 1, mBalMus1.pri.v3, whole genome shotgun sequence genome and encodes:
- the EFHD2 gene encoding EF-hand domain-containing protein D2, producing the protein MATDELASKLSRRLQMEGEGGVEAPEQPGLNGAAAAAGAPDEAAEALGSADEELSAKLLRRADLNQGIGEPQSPSRRVFNPYTEFKEFSRKQIKDMEKMFKQYDAGHDGFIDLMELKLMMEKLGAPQTHLGLKNMIKEVDEDFDSKLSFREFLLIFRKAAAGELQEDSGLHVLARLSEIDVSTEGVKGAKSFFEAKVQAMNVSSRFEEEIKAEQEERKKQAEEMKQRKAAFKELQSTFK